AAAGCAATAAATGCTGACGCAACTCTTTTTGTTGAGCAAGAGTGAGTCTACGGGGTCGGCCAGAACGTCTCCCTTCCCATAATCCAGCCAGCCCCTTTGTTTTGAGACGGTGAATCCAATTATAGACGCTGTGGGGAGAGTGGTCGTAGATTTTAGCAGACTCGTAGAAGTTGTGTGTTTTAAGGGCATGAAGAGCAACATGCAATCTATGGTAATATTTACCTTCAGCAGTATGGGATATTTCATCTTGGATTCCAGCAATGAATGTTTCGACATCTGGAATTTCAATTCTTTTCATTGGAACAGTCCTCCTTTTACAACTTTATAATCTTAAAAAATAGACTGTTCCAATTATATCACAAACTT
This portion of the bacterium genome encodes:
- a CDS encoding winged helix-turn-helix domain-containing protein, with product MKRIEIPDVETFIAGIQDEISHTAEGKYYHRLHVALHALKTHNFYESAKIYDHSPHSVYNWIHRLKTKGLAGLWEGRRSGRPRRLTLAQQKELRQHLLLSRREFGYHQNIWDGPLLSYHLEKHFSVCLKVRQCQNLFHNLGFTLQRPRRKPAKANPAEQEAFKKNSKNG